In Candidatus Roseilinea sp., one DNA window encodes the following:
- a CDS encoding putative glutamate--cysteine ligase 2, whose translation MKQPSFNIGIEEEYQIVDPQTRELRSYITQMIEDKTRTLMEIDIKPELHQSIVEVGTKVCQTPAEARAELVRLRRGVIELAGQHGLKIVAAGTHPFSNWLHQEITPFERYAGVRQDMQILAQQLLIFGTHVHVGIEDPEIMIDVMNVARYLMPHILCLSTSSPFWVGQNTGLMSYRSVIFRNFPRTGTAPRFNSYAEFQRFVDTLVKTNSIPDGTKIWWDLRPNYKYPTLEMRVCDVCTRVDEAICIAAIYQAICYKCWKLRRSNMTFRVYSSSLIEENKWRAVRYGLDGKLIDFGKQEELPARDLVTEMIEWFIGDVVDELGSRNEVEYAYKIMREGTSAHRQLETYRQTGDLKAVVDRLIRETEEGVL comes from the coding sequence ATGAAGCAACCGAGTTTCAATATCGGGATCGAAGAGGAATATCAGATCGTTGATCCGCAGACTCGCGAGCTGCGCAGCTACATCACGCAGATGATCGAAGACAAGACGCGCACGCTGATGGAGATTGACATCAAGCCGGAATTGCACCAGTCCATCGTCGAGGTTGGCACCAAGGTGTGCCAGACGCCGGCCGAGGCGCGCGCAGAGCTAGTCCGCCTGCGGCGTGGCGTGATAGAGCTGGCCGGCCAGCATGGGCTAAAGATCGTGGCTGCGGGCACACATCCCTTCTCGAACTGGCTGCACCAGGAAATCACCCCCTTTGAGCGCTACGCCGGCGTCCGGCAAGACATGCAGATCCTTGCCCAACAATTGCTCATCTTCGGCACGCATGTCCACGTCGGCATCGAAGACCCCGAGATCATGATTGACGTGATGAACGTGGCGCGCTACCTCATGCCGCATATCCTGTGCCTCTCCACCAGCTCGCCGTTCTGGGTCGGCCAGAACACGGGGTTGATGAGCTACCGCAGCGTGATCTTTCGTAACTTCCCGCGCACCGGCACGGCGCCGCGCTTCAACTCATACGCCGAGTTTCAGCGCTTCGTGGACACATTGGTCAAGACGAACAGCATCCCCGACGGCACCAAGATCTGGTGGGACCTGCGCCCGAACTACAAATACCCCACGCTGGAGATGCGCGTGTGCGACGTATGCACGCGCGTGGACGAGGCGATTTGCATCGCCGCGATCTATCAGGCGATCTGCTACAAGTGTTGGAAGCTGCGCCGCAGCAATATGACCTTTCGCGTGTATTCCTCGTCGCTGATCGAAGAGAACAAATGGCGCGCGGTGCGCTACGGCTTAGACGGCAAGCTGATTGACTTCGGCAAACAGGAAGAATTGCCGGCCCGCGACCTGGTGACCGAGATGATCGAGTGGTTCATCGGCGACGTCGTGGATGAGCTGGGCAGCCGCAACGAGGTCGAATACGCCTACAAGATCATGAGAGAAGGCACCAGCGCGCATCGCCAACTCGAAACGTATCGCCAGACCGGCGACCTGAAGGCTGTGGTTGATCGCCTGATCCGCGAGACGGAAGAGGGTGTCTTGTAA
- a CDS encoding GHMP kinase codes for MATHIPRSFKEIAGFMHAAHDDILDALSRHGITFPDYPTFDQPGNPRGIAAAKAHPMQGILKYHGLADWEWRTAFLPSISVTNDAAYSITLVEFDPDLAEDEAIIGGQRATGRDLERVRHSLNAVRNIAAIKSHARVRSRNVVAGGALRAGKGLGTSASGSAALAMAAIAAAFGADAVQNWRFVSAMSRLLAGSGCRAATGGVSLWMSYPGIAHEDSFAVRLDTRGQLASMRLITVPLDSRIGLKTESAHADAPNSPLFKCWMRNRRDEVLRCIEAVMAGDWLTVAQMAEADSITLHAVTMTGGVERKLFAWEPENITLFRACDALRAEGVPVYFSTDTGPTTVLLTDAPHAAQVLAHVRALGFDAVEGNIAPGAQLVDVESARAELAG; via the coding sequence ATGGCGACACATATCCCGCGCAGCTTCAAAGAGATCGCCGGCTTCATGCACGCGGCGCACGATGACATTCTCGATGCGTTGAGCCGGCACGGCATCACCTTCCCCGACTATCCGACCTTCGACCAACCGGGCAACCCGCGCGGCATCGCTGCGGCCAAGGCGCACCCGATGCAGGGCATCCTCAAGTATCACGGACTGGCCGACTGGGAGTGGCGCACGGCCTTTCTGCCCAGCATCAGCGTCACCAACGACGCGGCCTACTCGATCACGCTGGTCGAGTTCGATCCCGACCTGGCGGAGGACGAAGCGATCATCGGCGGGCAGCGCGCGACCGGCCGGGATCTGGAGCGGGTGAGGCATAGCCTGAACGCCGTGCGCAACATTGCGGCCATCAAGAGCCACGCGCGCGTGCGGTCGCGCAATGTGGTGGCCGGCGGCGCGTTGCGCGCGGGCAAAGGGCTGGGCACCAGCGCCAGCGGCTCGGCAGCGCTGGCCATGGCAGCGATCGCCGCGGCATTTGGCGCAGACGCAGTGCAAAACTGGCGCTTCGTCAGCGCCATGTCGCGCTTGTTGGCCGGCAGCGGCTGCCGCGCCGCCACCGGCGGCGTCTCCCTGTGGATGTCCTATCCCGGCATCGCCCACGAGGATAGCTTCGCCGTCCGGCTGGATACGCGCGGCCAATTGGCGAGCATGCGCCTGATCACCGTGCCGCTCGATTCGCGCATCGGCCTGAAGACCGAAAGCGCTCATGCCGATGCGCCCAACAGCCCACTCTTCAAATGTTGGATGCGCAACCGGCGCGACGAAGTGCTGCGTTGCATCGAGGCGGTGATGGCCGGGGATTGGCTGACGGTCGCACAGATGGCCGAGGCCGACAGCATCACGTTGCACGCGGTGACGATGACCGGCGGCGTCGAGCGCAAATTGTTCGCCTGGGAGCCGGAGAACATCACCCTGTTCCGCGCCTGCGATGCGCTGCGGGCCGAAGGCGTGCCGGTCTACTTTTCAACCGATACCGGCCCGACGACCGTACTGCTGACGGATGCGCCGCATGCGGCGCAGGTGCTCGCCCACGTGCGCGCGCTGGGCTTTGACGCCGTTGAGGGCAACATTGCGCCGGGCGCGCAGTTAGTGGATGTGGAATCGGCGCGGGCGGAGCTGGCCGGCTGA
- a CDS encoding glycosyl transferase, producing MKLSIIIPVFNEADTIAEILQRVSDVRLDPVEKEIVLVDDCSRDDTPHILKAQTHISNLKIITHEVNGGKGAAIQTALQHISGDIVIIQDADLEYDPNDYARLIAPILSGQAKVVYGMRDLGTQKWYMALGNRFVTLVTNLLYGASLKDMETCYKTMAREVVQGLRLECRRFDVEAEITAKILRRGYTITEVPIRYQARYEQKKLSPADGWPTLKALWKYRNWKG from the coding sequence GTGAAGTTATCCATCATCATACCGGTCTTCAACGAGGCCGACACCATCGCAGAGATTTTGCAACGCGTATCCGACGTCCGGCTCGATCCAGTGGAGAAGGAAATCGTGCTGGTAGACGATTGCTCACGAGATGACACCCCACATATCCTGAAGGCGCAGACCCACATCTCCAACCTGAAGATCATCACGCACGAGGTGAACGGCGGCAAGGGCGCGGCGATCCAGACCGCGCTCCAGCACATTAGCGGCGACATCGTCATCATCCAGGATGCCGACCTGGAATACGACCCCAACGATTACGCCAGGCTGATCGCGCCCATCCTGAGCGGCCAGGCCAAGGTCGTCTATGGCATGCGCGACCTGGGCACCCAGAAGTGGTATATGGCGCTGGGTAACCGCTTCGTCACGCTCGTCACCAACCTGCTCTACGGCGCGTCCTTGAAGGACATGGAGACGTGCTACAAGACGATGGCGCGTGAGGTCGTGCAAGGGCTGCGCCTGGAATGTCGGCGCTTCGACGTGGAAGCCGAGATCACCGCCAAAATCCTGCGCCGCGGCTACACCATCACCGAAGTGCCGATCCGCTATCAGGCACGCTACGAGCAGAAGAAGCTCTCGCCAGCCGACGGCTGGCCGACACTCAAGGCGCTGTGGAAATACAGAAACTGGAAGGGCTGA
- a CDS encoding 2-hydroxyacid dehydrogenase, giving the protein MTRPLIIVSTGTFGADSIALFERAAPGARFHQFPRANPDEIPADILAEADVYYAYSDPPPREVAPKLRWVQTHWAGVDTTITAPIFASGEVILTTGAGIHAVNMGEYTLMMMLALAHKLPTAFKMMQAGVWSDDRAAFMPMELRGATLGLIGYGQIGREIARLGRAFGMQVIALRRHISAADDQRDDSITFVRRDQLPELLAQSDFVVAVTPLTPETRHILDADALKHMKPTAFLINIGRGAVVDEPALVTAIAEGRIAGAALDVFEREPLPADSPLWRLAAEGRVILTPHIAGQTPHYEARAATLFAENLRRFVFGQPLVNQVDFQRGY; this is encoded by the coding sequence ATGACTCGACCGCTCATCATCGTCTCGACAGGCACGTTCGGCGCAGATTCGATCGCGTTGTTCGAGCGCGCAGCGCCGGGTGCTCGCTTCCATCAATTCCCCAGGGCGAACCCCGATGAGATCCCAGCCGACATCCTCGCCGAAGCCGACGTGTATTACGCCTACAGCGACCCGCCTCCGCGCGAGGTGGCGCCGAAGCTGCGGTGGGTGCAAACGCACTGGGCCGGCGTGGACACGACGATCACCGCGCCCATCTTCGCATCCGGCGAGGTGATCCTCACCACCGGCGCAGGCATCCACGCCGTCAACATGGGCGAATACACGCTGATGATGATGCTGGCGCTGGCGCACAAGCTCCCCACGGCCTTCAAGATGATGCAGGCTGGCGTGTGGAGCGACGACCGCGCAGCGTTCATGCCGATGGAACTGCGCGGCGCAACGCTCGGGTTGATCGGCTACGGCCAGATCGGTCGGGAGATCGCCCGCCTAGGGCGCGCGTTCGGCATGCAGGTGATCGCCTTGCGCAGGCACATCTCGGCAGCGGACGACCAGCGTGACGATAGCATCACGTTCGTCAGGCGCGACCAGCTTCCCGAACTGCTGGCGCAGTCCGACTTTGTCGTGGCGGTGACGCCGCTCACGCCAGAGACGCGGCACATATTGGATGCAGATGCCCTGAAGCACATGAAGCCGACGGCCTTCCTCATCAACATTGGGCGCGGCGCAGTGGTGGACGAGCCGGCCCTGGTGACTGCGATCGCCGAGGGACGTATTGCAGGTGCGGCGCTGGACGTGTTCGAGCGAGAGCCTCTGCCGGCCGATAGCCCGCTGTGGCGACTAGCAGCCGAAGGCCGCGTCATCCTCACGCCGCACATCGCCGGGCAGACGCCCCACTACGAAGCGCGCGCCGCGACGCTGTTCGCAGAGAACTTGCGACGGTTCGTCTTTGGCCAGCCGCTGGTCAATCAGGTAGACTTCCAGCGAGGATACTAG
- a CDS encoding UPF0758 protein, translating to MSDAPTRPSPSNVRAAGSRTEYRTRICDIPEGERPRERFREIGATGMSQRELLAIILRSGAEGVSALRLAEDVLMKFGGLNGVARASLDELQQVHGIGPVKAIEIKAALELGRRLALSAQDARPQVKTPADAAQLLMLSMSLLEQEEVRTMLLDTRNRVLGTPMIYRGSLNAASMRVGEVFREAIRSNCASIIVAHNHPSGDPSPSAEDIAVTRALVQAGKLLDIEVLDHIIIAHNRYVSLKERGLGFE from the coding sequence CAAGCAACGTCAGAGCTGCCGGCAGCCGGACGGAATATCGCACGCGCATCTGTGACATCCCCGAAGGCGAACGCCCCCGCGAGCGTTTCCGGGAGATCGGTGCAACGGGCATGTCGCAGCGTGAGCTGCTTGCCATCATCCTACGCAGTGGTGCGGAAGGGGTAAGTGCGCTCCGGTTGGCAGAGGATGTATTGATGAAGTTCGGCGGCTTGAACGGCGTAGCGCGCGCCAGTCTGGACGAACTGCAACAAGTGCATGGCATCGGCCCGGTCAAGGCGATCGAGATCAAAGCGGCGCTGGAGCTCGGCCGGCGTTTGGCGCTCAGCGCGCAAGATGCTCGCCCACAAGTGAAGACGCCGGCCGACGCCGCGCAATTGCTCATGCTGAGCATGAGCCTGCTCGAGCAGGAGGAAGTGCGCACCATGCTGCTCGACACGCGTAACCGCGTGTTGGGCACGCCGATGATCTACCGCGGTAGCTTGAACGCCGCCAGCATGCGCGTGGGTGAAGTATTTCGTGAGGCCATCCGCAGCAACTGCGCCTCGATCATCGTCGCCCACAACCACCCTTCCGGCGATCCTTCGCCTTCCGCCGAGGATATCGCCGTCACGCGCGCGTTGGTGCAGGCCGGCAAACTACTGGACATCGAGGTGCTGGATCACATCATCATCGCGCACAACCGCTACGTGAGTTTGAAGGAGCGAGGCCTAGGATTTGAATAG